Genomic segment of Vulpes vulpes isolate BD-2025 chromosome 16, VulVul3, whole genome shotgun sequence:
tttcagttactTATTTTTGTGCTTGTCATATTTTGTTTGATGTGCAATGAAATATATAGCAATGTTTCtatcatgaagaaaaaaacaaaaattttaataaatttaaaaattttaattgtcttttaagagacaatatatacatacaagaGATACAATATACTTTAATCTTAATGACAAATGAATTATACCAAGTGTAGAGGACTTCAGAAAAGCAAATGCTATCTTCAGGATAATGAACTACTTGCACTGGTTATTGAAGCATGTTATATGTTTTGGATaggtagaaagaaaggaaaggaaatttcaGATGGAGGcatggtaaaaataaaactagtagGATAGGAACCTGCAAGATGTGATTAGGACTCAGTGAGTAGACTTATTTGCTGAAGTATGGAAGTGGTTTAGAAGGTGAAATTAAGCTAGAAAAGTGTTTTGGAAGGTGAGATCTACCATATCATATCATTATAGCTCCCTGTGAATTGATGGCTAAAAAAGCATAGGATTTAGAGctaaagagaaatataattaaattttgttttaggaAAGTAACCCTGGTAGAtgtgtgagacacagagaaatgagTTATGAAGCTTATACTAGTATGGGCAAGAGGTTACACGTTTCTGAGCCAGAAGGGTGGCTACATGAACAAGACTCCATAGACGTAAAGAGTCAAGATGTGACTCCAAGACTCAATCAGCATTAACTGGGGTGAGAAAAAGAGTTAAGTATATATGATATGGTAAGAGATAGGGATAGATGTATTATAGGAGGAACACTGAAGTGAATCAGAAAGTTTTATGAGGAAACAGAGTCACTTGATGGTTATTTGACTACCAAGAAATTTCTGGGAGAGATAGTCACTTTCTACATATTTTAGTGCTGCATTGAAAAATTAGCCTGAACCAATGCTTACTTTGAAAGCTTTAGTGTTTTCTTACACAAGGAATGAGACATTTCTAATATGTCAACAAACACATGACCtgtcaaaaacataaatattatgaTAATTAGCAATGATGCCGTGATTATAATTAGTAATTATTGAACCTTCTTCCTTCACATGCTATCATGCTTCCACTTTCTACCTTGTGCTCAATCTCTGCTagctttattcctattttttttagagtgagcAAGAGCAAATATAATACACAGCTAGTCTGAGAATCTGAATTCAGTATCATGTGggtaataaagttttattggttaTTACCAGTAAATTAGGtaacaaactaaaaaaatgttggttcttttcttttttatgataattGGAAGTGAAAAGTTAGATTGGTATCAGCCATTTTCTTCTTGTAGTCTTCATTAAATCTTTCATTCTGAGCCACGGTAAAGTGATTCTTCCAGTCTCCAACTATCCCTGAAACAGTTATGTGGGAGAGAGTCAGCTTGCATTTCTCTATTCTCCTGTTTCTGTGTGTATACTCTACCTTCCAAGGGGGCAATATTAGACAAATTATTTCTGCTGCTAACCTGTCAATTTCATTCTGAAAGTTAAGAATAATTTCTTATCTGATTTGTGGGACAAGGACATCCCATTACCTGCTGAGTCACATTAATGGGGGAAATGAAACTACCAAAATTAAAACAGCAGGCCTGGggaatttcttgtttttttcctcctgcctctttgCACATCAAATTGTGGTAGGTGCTTATGCCTATAGTTTTTATCTACAGGCCCACTGAGAAAGGCTTGCATGTGGAAAAACTCAAGGTACAGTTTtgaggaagaaaaccaaaaaagatcCACCAAATTCTCCAGTTGCAATCCCTGTTACCTTTCTGCAGATTGTTTTTTTCCCATAGGGCTTACCATCATATATTATTCTGAGTatccttgtttattttgtttgtggcTAGAATATAATGTTCACAAGGGaagaaatttctgtttgtttACTGTTCACTGAACATTATCTAGACTAGAGCCTGACTCATTGTAGCcactcaataagtatttttgaatgaataaatccaaCCAATAGCATAAAGCCCttataaatctattataaaatGGATTCTTTGCTCCATCTGATTTAATTCTACATTTTTTCACCTTAGCCAGATCTCTGGAAAGGGGGCATAAGGAATTTGACCGCACCTCACTCTTCAATAGTCTAAACgttgttttcatttcattcctgATTTCCTAAATACTTCTTTTTCCCAGAATCATTTGTTatagatcttatttttcttagccACAGAAAACTCACTCAAGGCTGTTAAAGACTGGATGATTCTTTAAAGATTAtgaccaaaagaaaatataaaaacctttTCTCATGAATGGAGACACAGAGTGGTTCATGATTTTAGCAGGAACTGATGAATAGTTTGACATTGGATTCTGCTTCATAACATCAAATGAAGTGTGATGGACAATTTTATCTAGGATTTCATCATCTAGGTTTTTTCCAATAAACTCTGCCACCTTCTGAATTTCATGCTTTGTATTCTATGATGAGAgtcaaaagaaaagtgaagattTGGTATAAGATAATTGgtttaaaaagaatattgaaatgaaTTAATAACAGTAATCAGTCACATGTcatgagttaaaattaaaaaaaaaatcttaggggtgcctgattggttcattcagttaagcattcaactcttgatttaggctcaggttatgatctcagggttgtgagattgagccttgtgttgcgctccacactcagcgcagtcttgagattttttccttcttcctcctgctctcatgcactctgtctctgtctcaaataaataaataaataaaaccttaaaaaaatcttatctcacaaatactcagctatcagaaataacttattttaacATGATGGCTCAtattgttctcttttttagtagctGGAATTACTAAGCTTTTCTTGCTCTAACATAGCAGCAAAAACTGAATAGTATTCATGAAAAATTCACCACATAATGACATGCAGTGCATGGAGAATGCTTCACTGAGGGTTATGCCCAAATGTCTCACACAAGTCAGTTATGAGAGGGGTCTTGGTCAGCCAAATGTTTAACAGAGAGAGTCCATAGACTGATGATAACAACAAAGACATTGGAGCATGGGGCAGACGATTTAAGCCTGTCTTCTATTCTGACATTGATAAAAATGTCCCAGACCTTTTTAGTGGTGGCAATAAGTAGCAGCAAGAGAATGGGAGATGGCTATTTTGCACCCATGAGATACGCAAGAGGCACCCATGGCTAGTAAGTCTACTACCTAGCATGTCCAGGAACTGAGGAGCTCAGTTCCAATGTTTCCTCATCAGAGGGACACACAACCCTAGGGAGCTATCACTATGGGAAATCCCTATCTCCAGGAAGTGTGGTAGGAGAGGGAAAGTGGAAAAGTTTAGCCTGAAAACTGTGTCTTCTGCTTTAAAAGCTTGGATGTCAAAAGTAGTGCTTAATTTAATTGGCCTCACATAGACTGGGAATCAGCAAGAGTGATGAGAATATTGAGCTTTGAGTAACTAGTCAGGGGGACATTCCAGAACATGatcacagaaatatttaaaagggaTCTAGGGACTCTGAGGTTAGACTACCTGTGCAATAAAGTTTCTTTCTAGCATTCACAATACATTAGGATGTACTCCAGTAAAAGGGTGTCATTTCTGATGACATATCCTTACTTTGCCATATGTCTACATATGGTAGACAATTATCACCTACATGGAGTTTTCctattctgaatttatttatttatttatttatttatttattttaaaaaagacacatttattcagcgtcatgatcagactattacatttagcaatcaacagcatgggtgcaaaaaagaaaaaaagaagaagaagaaaatctacattaaaaccctttgttggaatgctttacactttccacagaacagaaactaaaataacctgttatataATTAGTCACAAATGCAGTCCttgagttttttgcccatacacatgagtattgtctaaaacatgtcttctttgtagcagctaggccctgccaccactgtgcttggctgagttcacaaatctgttgtaacctgtagcttccctgtcacttctctggctctcctctcctgctaagctttgtttcctggcagtaattaaaaccttctgccactgccatagctgctgctgctgcgggaatcgccatagccaccttggttttgtggtttggcaaagtattagcctccaccaccataggggccagagcttctgtcTCCAAAATTTACTcttttcatgggtccaaaatttgagggttgattgttgtaattgccaaaatcattatagcttctatcacctccaaagttgcttccatcattaccaaatccgttatagccatccccactgctaccgtatccaccaccacctcgactgccaccAAAGCtaccactgaagttccctccatgaccaaagttgtcattcccatcAAAACCACCTCCATGACCatcaccaaagtttccagaaccacttcagCCTCTTTGGCTAGATGAAGCATTAGCCATCTTTGCTTtgatagggctttccttacttcacagttgtggccattcacagtatggtatttttgaatgacaatcttgtctacagagtcatggtcctcaaatgtcacaaaagcaaaacctctcttttttgccactgccttggtcagtcatgatctcaatcacttcaattttcccatactgttcaaaataatctcttagatgatgttcttcagtgtcttctttaatgccaccaacaaaaatctttttcagttaagtgggcaccaggtctttgagaatcttctcttgaGACAGCCTTCTTTGGTTCCACaactcttccatccaccttgtgTGGCCTTGCATTCATAGCTGCATACACCTCCTCTACAGTGGTATACGTgacaaacccaaagcctctggagcacTTGATGCTTGgatctctcattaccacacagtccgTAAACATTCCCTGTTGttcaaaatggctcctcagactctcatcaGTTGTTTCAAAGTTCAAACCTCCAATGAAGAGCTTACACAGCTGCTCAAGCTCTTTGGaagactctgacttagacatgacgGCGGTGGGAGGAGAGACTTTAACGATGCTTACTCGGAGGCgtccaggggcagaaaggagTAATCTAACAAACATTATCTCCTATTCTGAGTTTAATAGCACCTTTCCTTCTATGGATTCCCCAGTTTGTCATACCTACTCATGGAAGGGAAACTCCTGCCTTACAGCATACAATTCCCTGctataatatttctttcttctttctttcttttcttttcttttcttttcttttcttttcttttcttttcttttcttttcttttcttttcttttcttttcttttctttcttttcttttcttttctttctttctttttttctttctttctttctttctttctttctttctttcttttttttttttttaaagattttacttatttattaatgtgagacacagagagagagagagagagtcagaggcagagggagaagcaggctcctcgcaaggagtcCGATGCGGGAAAGGTAACACTCATATTTTGCCTGTATGGAAAAGATGTACCATTCTCCAGAGCACCAGGAGGCTGGAGATGAAACTATGTGATACATAAACTCATGACATACCATGTGGGCTTTGATGCATGGACAGCAGTAACCAATGAAATGTAGCGTTTTCTATTCCTTGTTTCAAATCTGTGGGTCCCCAGTGGGGTACATGCATTATGACCTAAATGTCTTATGGTCCAATGGGAACACATTAGGTGGTATTGCCCCTCACCTTCTTCAGGTCCTCATAGAAGAGGTAGAGAATGCGGTGTTGGTCTTTGGCTTTCCACCATCCTTTCACGTGGTCATACCAAGAACCCCAGCATACTGCAAGGAGGAATGAAAAACGGGGCAATGAATCACAGAAGCCCCCAAACAGATACTCCACTAAAAGGAGAGTTCCTAAAGAGAGGGAGAGTATCACACTGATGATTTCTTCACAGTAAAGCAGGCAGAGCCCCAGCATAATAAGGAAATGATTCTTTCCTTTTGGAATGTTTGAGGattttgagaaaggaaggaaataaagattaattCTCTTACCTTTCCCAGccagaaaattctcaaaatactCTTCCCAGGTTCCTGGAGCAGGAAGagatttattcattctttggAAATGGTAATAAGACACCATATTGTCCTTTGGATTTCTTGCCACATAGATTATCTAGGAAtggcagaaagagggaaagaagcaaaaatgGGATTAGACTTATATGTACTTATTGTCCAACAAATTATATTCAAGTGGATACATTCCATACAGATGAGATTTTCTGATGCTGCATTCTTGTGATATTGGTTTTTGTGTGATTTGAAAAGGATTCAGATCAGTTTGCCTATTGATTATGGTGAAAGATggactctcttttctttctttcttttttttttttaaagattttatttatttattcatgagagagagagagagaggcagagacacaggcagactccatgcagggagcccgacgtgggactagatcctggatccccaggatcactccctgggctgaaggcggtgctaaactgctgagccacctgggctgcccggactctggactctcttttctttaacaagcgaagagtgtttttttttttttttttttaagatttttaaatttgtttcttttagagagagagagagagagagagtacaagtggggcaagaggcagagggagagggagagaatctcaaggagactccatgcagagTGTGGAGTcagacacggggcttgatcttaactatgctgagatcatgacctgagctgaaaccaagactcagatgcttaaccaactgagccatctaggtacccTAACAGGAGAAATGTTTTAAGAGGAAGCTGAAGACCACTCTAGGGTTGTTCTAAGGAGTAAACTGTaaattccttttgcttttttttttttttttttaagattttatctattcattcatgagagacacagagagagagagaggcagagagagaagcagactccatgcagggagcccgacgtgggactcgatcctgggtctccaggatcacaccctaggccaaaggcggcactaaactgctgagccaccagggctgcccccttttgttttttaccttGCAGTTTTTTTCTATGAAGGATGGTGGCAGCAAATGGATGGGAAGATGTGTTTTCAGGGTCCGTGGTGAGGGCATTTCATTAGCTCTTTCCAAACCTATAAAATCGATTTTTGATTActtcccattatttttttctttttgcttcaaaaTCTTGTTGTTTCCATTATCACTACTTTAGGAACAATTGAACAATTCAAGTCACCTGTGAGACAACTGTAACTGTAGTTTTTTGATCTGCAAGACTATATCTAGCCTaagaatgacttttctttttagctagaatagtttttaaacataacaaataagaaaataaataatttagaaccTAAAAAATTCAAACCCTTCCACTATGAAATTATCTTACTTGGGCTCATCCTTgtggaataaaattaatttctctttttaaagattttatttgtttattcatgagacacacacacacacacacagaggcagggacactggcagagggagaaagaggttccctgtggggaacccaaatgtgggactaaatcccaggaccccaggatcacaacctaagttgaaggcagccgctcaaccactaagccacccagttgcccctaaaattaatttctaatagAGAATGAAAACTTAATGTACTTTTATGTAAGTAGTAATTCCACTAGAAGATGTCTGGAGTACAGCAATGGCCAAACATAGTTAAAAAAATGCAGTCACAGAATTCATTACTAATTATTTGAATGCCTAGAATttaattgttttctagtttttttttgaAGTGGTTGTATCAATTCTTACATCTTTTCTATAACTTTTTTCAGCTTGAATGCCTAGGATTTTGAGAGGGCTCTGTGATAGTAAAAATCCCAGGTGTGTATTTAGTCAAGCGTGGTTATTCCATACTCACCAGATCCAATGGATGGGATTATCCATTCAATGAAAGGAATTCGTACATGAATAGGTGCTCTTTGACTTTTGTCAACATCCCCTTCATTTTGTATTAAGTCCACTATCTCCTGAGTCCATGTAGTTCCTTATTCCACGTGTAAGATGAAGATGCATAGACGTTTAGTATactacatttcttaaaatatgatcATATTTGTTAGAACATCTCTCTGAATTTTAAAGCTAGATTTATAGTGCaactcagaaaacatttttaatttatgtattgtCTTAATATAATACGAGTCAAGAAGTCTGACTTCTATAGCAACTTTTGTTAAACTGATTATTGAAATAAGGAAGTAGGTTCACAACATACCCCAAGGGAAGATGGAAATCAAAAAAGTAGTTTTCAAGCCCTGAGGAGTCTTTGGGGGCTTCTGGAGGCTGCTGAAGTGAAATCAGCTTTGCAGGACCAAAGCTCCCCTAACTGTTCCCCAAGTTGGCCTTGGGATCCCCTTTATAGCTTACACAcacaaagctattttttaaaggatctgCAATAACAGCCTGCATCGGgaacaaacaaatcaacaaatCTAGCTGGTTAGTTCTTGGCTGTTTGAGTCACTCTCTCCTggggaagtaaaaaaaatatgtacatcaCAGGAagaattaaattcttaaaatttcacatgtcattttattttgttttatttatttttaaagattttatttattattcctgagagacagaggggggtgggcagagaataggcagagacagaagcaggctccctgcagggagcccgatgtgggactcaatcctaggtctccaggattgtgccctgggcggaaggcaggcactaaacagctgagccaccccggctgcccttcacatgtcattttaatattttttttccctctagtttcAGTTTCCACAAGTGATTTCTCTTAGCCATATCACTCTATCCAGTAAACAACCTTCCAACCCAGAtcagtttcttcatttcattattagtgtattttCATTACTCACCTTCCTAATTctcttccccaccttcccctctcccctttcACCTACCTGCTTTGGGATAGGTGGCAATAAGCAGATCATCAGACTTGGCTTGGAAATTCCAGATCTGGTCCCAGCTGTCACAGGTAGGTGTGGGTTGTAAAATCCCCTCCACATAAGCGACAGGTAGGCGTGTTGTTCCATCAAATTTAAAATCCTCCATTTTGTTTAAGGCCATTAGTGTCAGAAATCAGAGTAGGGCTCCAGATAAAATGTTACTGCTCAGTCAGCACAAAGCTGCACTTCTGTTATTGCACAGGTAATGCAAAATTCAGACTGCAAATTCTTCCTGGACAGCTGGGGATGGCTGTCAAAGGAGAAAGTAGCTACAGCTCTGTCCGCCCAAGTTCCAGGAAGCACGGAACTGCGGTGTAGGCCTTTGTACTCAGGCGTTTTCTTAATGAGCTCCAGCCCTCCTCCCAGCCAGGCTGTGACGAAATACCAGAggccctcccaaatcctggctgctgTGTCATGTTCAAATCAGTCCGGTTCTTCTGTGTCAGCTTAAAAAGAGTCAATGCCAAGTTGTTTATGTTCCGTTCTTTATCTTTGTGTTCataaaataattcacaaatattcattaattgtttcttctgtgaattttatGCTAATTAAAAAGTTACAGGgaggggcagtccgggtggctcagcggtttagtgctgtcttcagcccagggtgtgatcctggagacccgggatcgagtcccatgtcaggcttcctgcatggagcctgcttctccctctgcctgtgtctctgcctctctctctgtgtttcccatgaataaataaataaaattaaaaaaaaaagttacagggaATTTGCTCATGGAATTAAACAGCAATATAGAATAACTTCCCTGAAAGACTGAAGGGAAATTTCTGTGGGCTCTTGGCAGGGAAGTCCTAGAATTGAATCTCCCAGCACAAACATCTGGAAGGGTCAGTGCTgttatttttaagagtaaaataaaaatgctatattAGAAaaggttctttcttttgtaggcTGTACTGTGTCAGTATCAAAACAAGCATGTCTCATTTAATGCACAAGAGATGCAAGCAATGCCTTGTTTTTTCCTTGGAATGATTTCTGGTTcccttttaagttttaaatatttttctcctattccatTATCTCTTCTCTGTGGGACACTTCTAAAACAAAGCCAGATTCCTTttagttttctgggtttttaaaaagatttattaatttattttagagaaaatgagtgtgtgtgtgtgtgcatacaggagtagggaggaggggcagagggagaaaatctcaagcagactccctgccaaccTCCAGTGAACAGAGAGAGTCTAGAGACTGAGTCCAATCATGTGGCCAATGACACAGTAAGACCCCAATAAAACTGCTTCCTGGAGCTCAATGGAGCTTCCTGGTTGGTGAATACATTAATGTTCTTGGAAGGTGGCATACCTGGATTCCATGAggagagagcatggaagctcTGTGTTTCCTCTCCTTCAAGAGCTTTTCCTGTGCTCCTCTTCTATTTGGCTGATCCTGACGTGTATCTTTTATGATAAAACTAAAATTGTAGGTATAGTGCTTTAAGTGAGTTCTGAAAGTCATACTAATGAATTATTGAACTAGAGGGTCATGGAAAACTCCAAATTTATAGCTGGTTTGTCAGAAGTGCAGATTGTCTCCAAGCTTTGcagctggcatctgaagtgggggcagTCTTGTGAATGACTTTGCTCTTAACTTGTGGGGTCTGCACTAACTCTAGGTAGTTAGTGTCAAACTGAATTGAATTGCAGAATGCCCAATTGGTGTCAGAGAATTGCTGTTGGAATATCTTTCTTGCCCTAGACTTTCTCAGAATTCATTCTGTTCTGGGCAATCAGGAATTTCACTTTTGCTTAAAGCCCTTCCCACCCAAACCTTTACAGCATCCCACCAGGGCCTTAACCTCTTACAAGGCTGCAGCCAGAAAGGCCTTTGTCTCATCCTGGcaggccctgggctcctgcctgCATTGACACTGCCTTTTTTCTTCTGATACTGTCTTTGGTTGTTGCCTGTTTggttcttgtttgattttttttaggttcctccaagtcttttttaatgtattccttAAATGTATCCTTTCTGGGGAGgctttctctgaacttcagtgcCATCTGAAGTGGGTCTCTCTTTCCTTGCTTGTGGCACCCTCCTTTCCTTTAGAACAGCCATCAGAATTTAGTCTTGCTTATTTACTTGTTAACATTTTCTGCCTCCTATCCTACACTCTGAGATGTGTAAAACAGGGCCTGGGCTGTCTTGTCTTCTCACTCTATACCAGCTCTATGCCTAATGCCTAGCATGCTCCTATTTCTTGAGATAAAGAATGAGTAAACCTAAGTAGAAAATGGAAGACGTGAGCTCTGTGAGCCATTGTTATTTTGCGGTTTAGGTGAGCCTGGTGGCTATGGCTTGGCAGTCTGCAGAAAGAAGTCTTCCTGTATCTGAATCCTGAACCAACTCCAAGTAGCTGTGGGCTTGCAGACTTGTCACACATTGGACACATTGGACACCAAATATGAAGTTATATCCTTTCCTTCTCCAATTCTTCCCCAAACTACTATAACAgtatactactactactacttcttctgACTTTGACTCTGTTATTGTTATTTTCTGGTTGTGGAAAGGAGATTCCGACTCCCAGTGCACTCATTGGATGTTCCAGTTGCAAACTTCAGTAACCTGTTCAGGTCACAAATATGACCATTTGAAAAAATTATGATTGGGACTTCtgatctgtttttctttaatattttatttattcatgagaaacacagagagagaggtagagacataggcagagggagaagcaggctccctgcagggagccttatgtggaactcgatcccagaaccctggtattacgacctgagctgaaggcagacgctcaaccactgagccacccaggtgtccctctaatcTGTTTTTCTCAGGAAAAACCAGAGTGCTGGTCACTCTCCTTAAATaggttcttttaaaatgtttttttacaaaaggaatccatctaaaatatattttggggggatccctgggtggctcagcggtttagcgcctgccattggccctgggcatgatcctggagccccgggatcgagtcccacttcgggctcccagtgcatggagcctgcttctccctctgcctgtgtctgcctctctctctctctctctctatcataaataaataaaaaattaaaaaaaaaaaatatattttggttcaGCAAGCTGTTTTAAAAGACATATTGGAAAGTGAGCTAAGTTTGTATTGATAAAAATTAATTGGAATTACATTCACTCCTTGAATCAATATTTAGCTTAGGTTCATTAAAAATGCCTCATTTTTGTGCAAACCTTCAAACCAAACCAGGAGGAAGAAACAATAAGGCCATAATCAATACAACTTGAATATCCAGACTGTGCAAGGATTGAGAAATACTTGTGGCTTACCCAGAACTTGTTTCCATCCCACCTTATTCTATttaggttccccccccccccttttttaggtAGGCTTGGATCCCAGCAtggatcccagcatggagcttgaactcacaatcctgagatcaagagttggatgcttaactgactgaactacccaggcacccgtCTATTTAGATTGCTTTATGGCTCTCTGTAATACTGTGTTCTAGAAGtgagtagggaaaaaaatgaaactgaaataaaTTGTATTAATACTTACTCCTTCAATCAACTCCAGAGATTGGGGTTGGTTATGAACTCTAAGTGAAGTAAAAATGCAGGGAATCTTTAATCTCAGATAGTTCCTTAAGACATAAATTCAAGAATCCTTTATATTCTTGGAAAATAATCAGTGTCAAAACACAAAACACccagttatatttgaatttcagataaataatgaatgaattttcagtataagtatatcccatgCGATATTTGGGACgtacttaaacttaaaaaaattatttgttttttatctgaATTACAAAT
This window contains:
- the LOC112929020 gene encoding sulfotransferase 1C4, with the translated sequence MALNKMEDFKFDGTTRLPVAYVEGILQPTPTCDSWDQIWNFQAKSDDLLIATYPKAGTTWTQEIVDLIQNEGDVDKSQRAPIHVRIPFIEWIIPSIGSGLERANEMPSPRTLKTHLPIHLLPPSFIEKNCKIIYVARNPKDNMVSYYHFQRMNKSLPAPGTWEEYFENFLAGKVCWGSWYDHVKGWWKAKDQHRILYLFYEDLKKNTKHEIQKVAEFIGKNLDDEILDKIVHHTSFDVMKQNPMSNYSSVPAKIMNHSVSPFMRKGIVGDWKNHFTVAQNERFNEDYKKKMADTNLTFHFQLS